Genomic DNA from Streptomyces sp. AM 2-1-1:
AACCCACCGGGACGTCGTCGGTCGGCGACCGCCACGACGGGATCCCGGATCACGTGGACGCGACGACGGGCCATGCCCTCGGCACCTGAGGCCCGCGAGAGACCCCCGCACGGGCGGGGAGGAGCGCGCCGACAGGGGTGACCCTGTCGGTCGCGCCTGACATGATGTGCCGATGCAGGCGTCCGCGGGGAGAAGAGCCGGTCTGGGACTCGCCCTGGCCTCGGCGTTCGCGTTCGGCGGGTCCGGAGTGGCGGCCAAACCGCTCATCGAGGCGGGGCTCGATCCGCTCCACGTCGTGTGGCTCCGCGTGGCGGGCGCGGCGCTCGTCATGTCCCCCGCCGCGTGGCGCCACCGGCGCCTGCTGGGCCAACGGCCCGCACTGCTCGCCGGGTTCGGACTGTTCGCCGTCGCGGGTGTCCAGGCGTGCTACTTCGCCGCGATCGCGCGCATCCCGGTGGGCGTGGCCCTGCTCGTCGAGTACCTCGCGCCCGCCCTCGTACTCGGCTGGGTCCGGTTCGTACGGCGCCGTCCCGTCACCCGCGCCGCCGTCCTCGGTGTGCTCCTCGCGGCGGCCGGGCTCGCCTGCGTCGTCGAAGTGTGGGCGGGCCTCCGTTTCGACCTGCTCGGACTGGCGCTCGCCCTCGGGGCGGCCTGCTGCCAGGTGGGCTACTTCGTCCTCTCGGATCCGGGCGCGCCGAAGGGCGGGGGCGAACGTCGCGAACCGCCCCACCCCGTGGGCGTCATCGCGTACGGGTTGCTGGCCGGCACGCTGCTCCTCACCCTGGTCGCCCGCCCGTGGGGCATGGACTGGTCCGTGCTCGGCGGCGCCACCCGGATGAACGGTCACGAGGTCCCGGCCTGGCTGCTGCTGACCTGGGTGGTGCTGGTGGCGACCGTGCTCGCCTACCTGACCGGGGTGGTGTCCGTACGGCTCCTCTCCCCACAGGTGGCCGGAGTCGTCGCGTGCCTGGAAGCGGTGGTGGCCACCGTCCTCGCCTGGGTGCTGCTCGGCGA
This window encodes:
- a CDS encoding EamA family transporter is translated as MQASAGRRAGLGLALASAFAFGGSGVAAKPLIEAGLDPLHVVWLRVAGAALVMSPAAWRHRRLLGQRPALLAGFGLFAVAGVQACYFAAIARIPVGVALLVEYLAPALVLGWVRFVRRRPVTRAAVLGVLLAAAGLACVVEVWAGLRFDLLGLALALGAACCQVGYFVLSDPGAPKGGGERREPPHPVGVIAYGLLAGTLLLTLVARPWGMDWSVLGGATRMNGHEVPAWLLLTWVVLVATVLAYLTGVVSVRLLSPQVAGVVACLEAVVATVLAWVLLGEHLSGPQLAGGLVVLAGAWIAQSAAPKEALSGPVVSGHADAVPPRQRAAR